The segment cctattttttttttttttgctttttgggttacacctggcgatgcacaggggtcactcctgggtctgcactcaggaattacccctggcggtactcaggggatcatatgggatgctgggaatcgaacccgggtcggcggcgtgcaaggcaagcgccctacgcgctgtgctatcactccagccccgaaactacctattttttaattctcttgtaGAGTTTGCCCTTTAATTTGACttgattaaaatggaaataatctcGTCGAGGAGTGGTCttactcctctttgttgatttgttaatgttcaacccacctttgtgttactgccctatgtgattgctttataaactaagactgtaacagaagtaggttgaagacacagaagcgaggcagaagaggcagaggtaagacagaagcaaggagaagagacagaagcgaaGAGAAGACGCAGAGGCGAGacagaggacacaggagaagacacagaagtggagagagaggacacagaagcagagagaagacacagaagcagagacagagagatgtcggaggagaccagaggagagactatagagacagagacagagatagagagacagacagaagagagtacagcgtcacacaaagaagcagagcacaagaaagaGCCAATCCGACCCAgttcatacacagcggctcgagagcaccgaaagcgagcagagagagagagagagagagagagagagagagccgccctgaCAACACCACATATATTATCGCCCTCTCCCACGCACGCGATTGCAATTTTTTACAGACACAATATTGactgtaagaaaatatttcacacaatatttttattcagatAAAGGCAAAGATCCATTATATATAAGGCTATCAAAATGCTCAACAGTGAAAGTACCAAAATTCCTGTCCAAAATGGGGAAATAGGATAAACAGACACTTCCCTGAAGAATACATACAGATGACCCAAGGCCTGAAAAAGAGTTCATTGTCTTATGATGCCAGGGAaatgctagaaataaaaatattttaaaaatgagagtgAGATGACATCAAAAGCAATGAgagtgaaatatataaaaaagactaaaatacCTAGTGCTGAGgtaaaggaaccctcattcactgttgtttGGAATGTTTCCTGTTTTAGTATCTATGAAAAGCATTTTGAATACTTCTcaaaaatgtatgaataaatCCCCAATATGATCTAACAATTCAACTTCTGGACATCTATGCCCCAAACAAAGACATATTAACGTTAAAATTATGCACAGCTATGTTCATTGAAATGCTTAATATAATAGGcaggatttggaaacaacccaaataaatATCCAGATGAATGGATACAGAAGTTAATATATAGATAATGCAATCCTGTGCAGTTATAAGAACTCGTGAAATCATAGAGTTGGCTGTAATGTCCAGGGTCGGAATGTATGTTATGTAAAATACAGAAGATAAGCCAAGTGTGTTGAATAATATTGGATAGGGTTGAACAATGACAAAGCTTGACCTTTCATTATAAAACTTAGCCtaccagaaaatggggagaagagtcagagaaggaaaaggaagatgacAGGTTACAGAGAGAGAGTGGTGGAGAATCTTGAATACCTTGATTGGGTTCCTTGGTGGGGTGCAGTAAGTTTGCAATTTAATGCACTGaacattaatactattataaccatgttacctaataACCtaagtataaagtataaaaattaacaaaaactggGAGACTTCCTTGCTTAATTGGCAGTATACCATTCATACTTAGCCCTATTTAAGATAAAGGCAATTCCAAGCTTAGACATTCTCCTAAAgtcaaattataaattaaattatgatccagtcaacaaaattaaagaaaataatttgcctTGTAGCACATTCTGCAATCAAAACACAACTTACAGTGCATTTATGATATGATTCTATGAACAGAAATAAAGCTATACTTCCAGTAGGTAGGTGTGATCATTAAAATCACTTCAAGAGAAAAAGTGTGTTGCAAGAAAACTTAATAGAATTGCAAGTTTGGACCCCAGGGTGTTGCACAGAATTGCCAATACACAGAGCACCCAGAATCGCTGATGCTGACAAAGGCACTTTCCACCTAATCCCAAATGGCCAAAGAATTGAAATAGACTCGTGTTTTCCCCTCTACAGACTCTGTTTTATTGAAAGGAACCAAAGGGCAGAGATGTGACTTTCATTTAAGTGTCGGCTCCGGAAACTGACAACTTGTCCCTATGATGAGGTAAGAAATTTCTAGCTGTGCTCTGGTGACTTTCCTCAGATTGTCGAAAACAGGCTCTGTTGtaaaagggaataaaataaaagacagactTGGTGGGGGGCGCTAAAAACAATCATATCTTTACTTGAGAATTTTAAGCAAAAATACATAAGTTCACATTGTTaattaaaaatgggaagagaaactCCTTCCACTGCAAAGACATTGAGTAGAGTAAAATGGTTACTTTCTTCCCTATCAATCCCTCTTAACAGGGCTGGGGTGTGGTGCTGCTGGGTCCTCCAGTGCCAGGGAGAAACTATGTCCCCCAGGGGTGCTCATGGACCTCAGCACAAGCAACActtggtgtgggggggaggttggggggagcgAGGCGTGGTACCAGGGACCTAATAAGGATCTGGTACACAAAGGCAAGCTCTCAGTTCTGTACTATATGTTTGTTTCTATGTGAATATTTGTGTTTTCACTGAGGGAGTGCAGAAACTATCCAACACGTGTCCAGGCGACCTCTGGGCAAATCCCTTGATATTCTGCTAACCAGGCTGGCAGTCCAGAGCTCGGGCCCAAGAGTGAGGTGCCCCCAGGTTCCTGTCATGCTGCAGAAGCGCAGATCCAGTCTGGAAGTGCTCAAGAGCCTCCAGGGCTCATGGGCAATGCTCAGAAACTGGTGCAAGGGATCAAGTTTAGTTAGGGGCAAgagtgtgctttgcatgcagaagcctcAAGTTTTGCTCCTGCAGAGCTGGTTCTCAGAATACCCTGAGAAGAGAGCAGGAAATGCCCCCCCAGCATCACCGGGAGtgtcaaaaaccaaacaaaaccacagCTTAAAACCAGTTGGGGTACTTGAAAAACATATGACCTAACCTTTGTACTCTgacccttttattatttttttctgctttaaacTGAAATGGAAATTTTAACATGCATGATCTTTATAGTGAATGTTCTATCGATCACGAAGACAGTGCAAATTTGTCACCATGGTTCACTGCATCATATACTATAaggtatcactgtaccactgtcatcactgtcatcctgttggtcatcgactttctcaagtgggcaccagtgacgtctccatttatcctaaccctgagattttagcagcctctcttcacttgttcctcccagcagtgccatactggaggctctttcagggtaaggggaatgagacccattattgttactgtatttggtatatcgaatacaccatggagagcttgccaggctctgccttgtgggcaggatgctctcgctaccttgccaggttctctgaaagggagaactaggttataagagatCTTCCCAAGAGCAttttttaatagtctctggatattggccattgatgggattactcgaaactgggggcagtttgtggatgtggctgcaatactactggaaaatgggggacatgggtggaggaggcttagtcccaatctgagaaggcttggagatctcagccctggatcccacacacctggattcctctgccggttgcttcatgcatgaggctcatctgaacatgtggagagtggaccttgagcatggctgtggctgggttctggaggtcttcagctgccggggctctgctcatggGGAGGGAAATTTAACCCACCCTGCTCCGcggagccccagtgaagacagccaggctcaggggtctGGCTAATATGACCATCCTAATACTTGGGTAGGATGGTCACCATGGTTACCACTATATAAAACATCACCACAATTACAATGAAGAAGCAATTCATGACATATTCAGGTTCTTCATTgatgttattaaaaatatgtatttaagatTGTCTATCTTGTCTTGCAGCCAACAGCAAAACTATGACAAATTTCACCATGAGTGGGTTTCTTCTCCTGGGGTTTTCTGCAAAACCTGAACTAGAAATCTTCTATGCTTCACTGTTCCTCGTTCTGTACTTGTTGGCTTTATCTAgcaacatgctcatcatcaccaccacgtccctggatgacagtctccagtcccccatgtatttcttcctgaagcatctctcctttcTGGATCTCTGCTATATTTCCGTGACTGTGCCGAGATTCATTTACAACTCTTTCATGCACAGTGGGAATATTTCCCTCTGGGAATGCATCGTGCAGTGCTTTGTGttcaccctctgtgctgttgccgAGATGGCCATGCTCAcggtgatgtcctatgaccgctatgtggccatctgtctTCCCCTGCACTATGATGTCATCATGAATGTCAGAACCTGTGTCCAAGGAGTTGCCGGAGTCTGGGTCAGTGGGACCATCTCTGGAGTCATGCATGTGGCAGCTACATTCTCCATCCACTTCTGTGGTCCTCGTGTTattcaccagttcttctgtgacaTCCCCCAGCTCCTGAAACTCTCCTGCTCCAATGAGTATCTGGGTGAGGTTGGTGTCATTGCCTTCCTGGCTGTGCCGGCATTTCTTTGTGTCATCTTTATTGGGTTCTCCTATGtgcacatattttcttttgttctgaggatgccatctgctgagggcagagccaaggccttTTCCACTTGCCTCCCCCACCTTGTTGTtgtcttattatttatttctactagtgtttttgaatatttgaaaCCTCATTCTGACTCTCCAACTGCTTCAGACTTTGCTCTTACTATTCTTTACACAGTTGTCCCCCCAACATTCAATCCAATAATCTATAGTCTGCGAAATAAAGCTATCAAGTTGGCTATAAGTAAGGTTTTTCAAAGAAGAATAACATACCTCTTTTGTTGAGACACAATTCTATTCATTCTCAGTTGTAAGAACAATTCAAAATAGAGTGCATCTTAactaatcaataaattaaaattgtaatattttGTGATTTACACAAATTTTTTGtgctacttaaaaaataaaattacttatacCTAGGACTACATAtatctacttttaaaattactCCTGTGAATATCTTAAATCTTACTACACACTATGTGctgtaaaaataatgtaaattttatgATGATTAAGATGTtcacttgatttcttttcctaATCATTTTGTGTGATGATAGAAAATACCACATATAGGATTAAGTGCTTATTGTTCTATAAGCAATATACATTAGTGTCATTCCTCATTTCTACAAAAAAGCatacaataatattttatgatcTAAGAATTGAGAAAAACATGCCCTAACTCTCAGTATTTTTGGTCATTCAGAGCTTCAGTAGTGTTTGACAAACACTGTCTGTTGCCAGTCAGATATGTTGAAGTGATTGCAGAAGTTTCATTTTTCCACTTATTTTGCCTCTTCAGATACAATGGATTAATTTACAACTCTtgggaaagaaatatttatataacaatTTAATCTGTGAGTAATAGAGGgtaatgtacacatatatacatacatatatatgtttataacacgatcacaaaatcccacaatcgtcgatttctcaagtgggctcagtaactccTCCATTTGtacttttcctgagatcttagaagtctctctcaactcagccctcccagagatgtcacactggaggctctttcagggtcaggagaatgagatccagcttgttactggctttagcttATGAAAACatcatgggaagtttgcaaggctgtcccatgtggacatgtgtatatatacacatatatacatatatatcttggagaacccggcaagctaccaagagtatcccgcctgcaggggcagagcctggcaagctacccatggcttattccatatgccaaaaacggtaatgataggtctcattcccctgcccctaaAAGAGCCTCCTTTCGTTGGGAAAgataaggagaggttgctaatatctcagggctgggaggaatcgagacgttactggtgcctgctcgagtaaattcatgagcaatgggatgacagtgattccagtgatacagtgaatctttaAGTGCCTCTGATATGAATGCTTTTTAATGACAAATGAATACATAAcaacatagaaatataaaataacatcaacaTAGAGATATATGGTAATAAAAAGAAAGGATAAGTAAATTACTATGGTGGGTTGTAGTAGTTCATCTATCAATTCCACGCattttaacactattataacttcCTATCTTTTAGTAAATCAAAactatatgcttatatatacaaatatactgtGATCAACATTAAAATTTAACTGGATTTTTTAGCATATGAGAATGAAAGACTAATTGAACATATgattacctttttaaaatttattcttttattgaatcatcatgtggaaagttacaaagctttcaggtttaagtcccagttatacagtgctcgaacacccatcccttcaccagtgcatatattccaccaccaagaatcacagtatacctcccctccaccccccacctccccagcccccaccgcctgtgtaactgataaatttcactttactttcactttactttgattatattcaatatttcaacaaaaaaaactcactattattatttggagtttctcccccctaacgtcggacctgctgaaaaggaagcatttgataatttgttttccattgctgagaatgaagagatatgaacaTAATGATTGCATtttcatatgtaaaaatattactattcacaaaataagcaaataaacaaaaatgaaaaagtaatcatgcaaaagagaataaaaatcagaaattgtGTAATGGAAGAGAACAAAGTATGCCACTTAACAGGTGACAAATCATGCATTTATCTCATATCTGGGCTCTGAAGAATGGACAttgataattaaaatagaaataaataattttaggtaCTTAATagattcataaaattaaaacacatctgatttaaatatataagaaatattgaATTATGCTTATAAATTTACAAGGAGAATATCTAGGAAGAATGCAAAGTGATAGAAGGTAAAATTTTGACATTCAGAGTAAAAGCTTTATCGTTCTTTTGTGAATTCTATAACCCACAGTGAAGTAATTTTTTCCAAAGTGTAAGGTAGAATGTAGTTCATTTTATTCACAAAGACAACTAACTCAGCATCACTggttatgtaattatttttcttcagcaAATTTTCGGGACACCTTGTCGGAAATCATACAGCAATCAATATAGATATGGGAGTTACTAGTTTGTTCAACAGAACTGCTCATGCTGATGTCTAACTCTGTCGATCCACTGCAGTTTAACAGTCCTTTATTCTAGTGGTCTAATTTTCCTAGTTCTGTTCTTCTAGAATCTTTGGGCTGTTCAGATTTTCCTATATCCATGTAAGCTTTAGATAACTTCACCACTGGtcccatattccctccctacccccacccaccccaccctatcAACTTGATAGGcaaattacaaagtttcagtggttgtagcttagatctcatgttttcagttttgttgaatctgAGTTTGGAGAGGGGCATATGGCTATACCATTCCCTCATATTtctggtataactgaagctctgatgcctg is part of the Sorex araneus isolate mSorAra2 chromosome 2, mSorAra2.pri, whole genome shotgun sequence genome and harbors:
- the LOC101555250 gene encoding olfactory receptor 14J1-like: MSGFLLLGFSAKPELEIFYASLFLVLYLLALSSNMLIITTTSLDDSLQSPMYFFLKHLSFLDLCYISVTVPRFIYNSFMHSGNISLWECIVQCFVFTLCAVAEMAMLTVMSYDRYVAICLPLHYDVIMNVRTCVQGVAGVWVSGTISGVMHVAATFSIHFCGPRVIHQFFCDIPQLLKLSCSNEYLGEVGVIAFLAVPAFLCVIFIGFSYVHIFSFVLRMPSAEGRAKAFSTCLPHLVVVLLFISTSVFEYLKPHSDSPTASDFALTILYTVVPPTFNPIIYSLRNKAIKRLLKKCSSSTDYVQRYFCQHPLHFEIGLCASGIMAVQERRSQSWAATGGVSSEQGAGPVPSQPPLPSTCPITVSSYLSVQLALKGGNHHAAATVITVAQSPRLVLLFGSCLYLRGKPTGNFLSVQGKVLSEKQNHRELLPFGMTDIETCPNSRRVAVVMCNQEG